CTTGTTGCGCAGAAATTCGATGGTCTGTTCCAGGCGCACGTTGTTTTCAAACGGGATGGAAGCGACCAATCCGGCCGATCCACGCGCCGCGCGGGGATTGAACGGATCCACGGAGCCCTTGCCCAGAACGATGGCGTCGAACCCGAAGGCCGCCGAGGTGCGGAACAATGCGCCGAGATTGCCCGGGTCTTGGACAGCGTCCACCAGCGTGATGCGCCGCGCGGATTCCCAGTTGATGCGCAAGGCGCGCGCCATGGCCACCGCCACCAAGCCCTGCTGGGTCTTGGTGCTGGAGATCTGTTCCATCTCGCGGCTGGAGACCACGCGAAGCGGGAGCTTGCCCGGCACGCGGGTCAGAAGCGCCTTGTTCCACTCGGTGCCTTCCGTCTGGTAGACGGCCACCACGTTCTCGCGGGCGTTGTCGATCAACGTTTCCACGGCCTTCACGCCTTCGACCAGATATTGTCCGGTGCGTTCGCGGGCCTTCTCGTTTTTCAGATCCGCCACCGCGCGCAGTTCCTGGTCCATGAGCAGCAAGCCCTGCTCGTCCTTGGCCACGCGGGCCGCCGCCGAATGGGGGCGCCGCTTCCAGGAAGGAACTTCGCCTCGGCCGCCGCCGCGTGGTCCCTGTGGGTTCTCGCCCGAAAATCCTCGGTCGCGGTTCATGAATTCTCCAGTGTCTGACGAATGCGTGCGGCGATCGACGGCGCGTCCAGGCCCATGTCCTGGTACAAGCGTTCGTTGTCGCCATGGTCGATGAAACGGTCGGCGGGATGACCCAACAACAAGTGGCGCTTGGGAAGGCCCAGGTCGGCCATGGTCTCGGCGACAGCCGATCCATAGCCGCCGGAACGGACGCCGTCTTCCAGCGTGACCACCAAGTCGTGGCCAGCCAAAATGGTTTGGTAGTGCGTGGGCGAAAGAGGCTTGGCGAAGCGCGCGTTCACCACGGTGGCCTCGATGCCCACTTCGCGCAACAAGTCGGAAACCTTCTCGCAGGTCTCCACCATGCTGCCGATTCCGAACAGTGCCACGCGCGATCCTTGGCGCAACACCTCGGGAACGCCGATCTCCAGGAGCTTGGGCTCGCGGGAGGGAACGCCACGACCCGATCCGCGCGGATAGCGGATGGAGGTGGGGCCGTCCTTGTAGGCGTAGGCGGTGTGGAGCATGTCCACCATCTCCATCTCGTCCTTGGGCGCCATCACCACCATGGTCTGGATGGTGCGCAAGTAGGCGAGGTCCAGCACGCCGTGGTGCGTGGGGCCGTCGGCGCCCACCAGGCCGCCGCGATCTAGACAGAAAATGACCGGCAGGTGCTGGATGGCCACGTCGTGGACGATCTGGTCGTAGGCGCGCTGCAGGAAGGTGGAATAGATGGCCACCACCGGCCGGATGCCTTCGCAGGCCAGGCCTGCGGCGAAGGTCACCGCGTGCTGTTCGGCGATGCCCACGTCGAAGACGCGATCGGGGAATGCCTTGGCCAGCACGTTCACGCCGGTTCCCGAAGGCATGGCGCCCGTGATGGCCACCAGCTCCGGATGATCCTTGGCAAGGTTCAGGAGCGCTTCGCCGAACACTTGCGTGTAGCTGGGGCGTGGATCGGAAGACGGAGCGACCTTGCCGGTCTCCGGATCGAAGGCTCCCAAGCCGTGCCATTTGCCGGCGGTGTCTTTTTCCGCGGGCTCGTAGCCTTTGCCCTTTTGCGTGATCACGTGCACCAGCTTGGGGCCGGGAACGTCCTTGAGCTTTTCGAAGAAGTCCACCAGAGTTGGCAGGTCGTGGCCGTCCAGGGGGCCGTAGTAGCGGAATCCGAGGTCTTCGAACAACGATCCAGGGAGGACCATTCCCTTGACGGCCTCTTCCACCTTGCGGGCGGCTTCGCGGGCCTGATCCGCCCAACCCTTGCCCACCTTGTCCAGATGCCCCAACGCGCCCCACACGTCCTTGCGGAACTTGTTCCAGCGGGGGTCGGTGATCACGCGGTTGAGGTGTTTGGCGATGCTGCCCACGTTTTCGGCGATCGACATCTTGTTGTCGTTGAGGATCACCGTGAGGTCTTCGTGGCGAACGCCCGCGTTGTTCAACGCTTCCAGCGCCATGCCGCCGGTGAGGCTGCCGTCACCGATGATCGCGAAGACACGATTTGTCCGCTTGAGCAGGTCGCGTCCGACGGACATGCCCAGCGCCGCGGAAATCGAGGTGCTGGCGTGGCCGGCGCCGAAGTCGTCGAATTTGCTTTCCGAGCGCTTCAAGAAGCCGGACAACCCGCCGTGCTGGCGGATGGTATGGAAGGTTTCGTGTCGACCGGAAAGAAGCTTGTGGGGATAGGCCTGGTGGCCCACGTCCCAGACGAACCGATCGAAGCCCGGAGAGTAGACTTTGAAGAGAGCGAGTGTCAGCTCCACGGTTCCCAAATTGGGACTCAGGTGGCCGCCATGGCGACTGATGGTACTGACGATGAATTCGCGCATCTCGGCGCCCAGCGCCGCAAGCTCTGCAAGTCCCAATTTCTTCACATCATCCGGAGTCCGGATGAGCGATAGGAGCGGACCGGGCTTCGGCGGTCCGGAAATCTCTGCCATGATCAATTCCCCCGTTCGACAATGAAGCGCGCGAGATCGGCGAGGACCGGTCCGCGAACACCCATGCGGGTCGTGAGCTCCAGGGCTTGGTTCACGAGTTCGCGTGCGCGCTTTTTGCTTTCTGCCAGGCCCACCACGGCGGGGTAGGTGGCCTTCTGGTTTTCCACGTCGGAGCCGACATCCTTGCCAAGCTCTTCCGTGGAGGATTCGATGTCGAGGATGTCGTCGACGATCTGGAAGGCCAATCCGATGGCCCGTCCGTAATCGCGGTAGAGCTTGCGTCGCTCCTCGTTGGCGCCGGCCA
This DNA window, taken from Fibrobacterota bacterium, encodes the following:
- a CDS encoding RNA methyltransferase, translating into MNRDRGFSGENPQGPRGGGRGEVPSWKRRPHSAAARVAKDEQGLLLMDQELRAVADLKNEKARERTGQYLVEGVKAVETLIDNARENVVAVYQTEGTEWNKALLTRVPGKLPLRVVSSREMEQISSTKTQQGLVAVAMARALRINWESARRITLVDAVQDPGNLGALFRTSAAFGFDAIVLGKGSVDPFNPRAARGSAGLVASIPFENNVRLEQTIEFLRNKGFTIVGTSPHGKDSIENVALKKKVAILVGNEGKGSSTNLLDQCDAKVRIQMAGGVESLNVAVAHGILAAGLFQRME
- a CDS encoding 1-deoxy-D-xylulose-5-phosphate synthase; translation: MAEISGPPKPGPLLSLIRTPDDVKKLGLAELAALGAEMREFIVSTISRHGGHLSPNLGTVELTLALFKVYSPGFDRFVWDVGHQAYPHKLLSGRHETFHTIRQHGGLSGFLKRSESKFDDFGAGHASTSISAALGMSVGRDLLKRTNRVFAIIGDGSLTGGMALEALNNAGVRHEDLTVILNDNKMSIAENVGSIAKHLNRVITDPRWNKFRKDVWGALGHLDKVGKGWADQAREAARKVEEAVKGMVLPGSLFEDLGFRYYGPLDGHDLPTLVDFFEKLKDVPGPKLVHVITQKGKGYEPAEKDTAGKWHGLGAFDPETGKVAPSSDPRPSYTQVFGEALLNLAKDHPELVAITGAMPSGTGVNVLAKAFPDRVFDVGIAEQHAVTFAAGLACEGIRPVVAIYSTFLQRAYDQIVHDVAIQHLPVIFCLDRGGLVGADGPTHHGVLDLAYLRTIQTMVVMAPKDEMEMVDMLHTAYAYKDGPTSIRYPRGSGRGVPSREPKLLEIGVPEVLRQGSRVALFGIGSMVETCEKVSDLLREVGIEATVVNARFAKPLSPTHYQTILAGHDLVVTLEDGVRSGGYGSAVAETMADLGLPKRHLLLGHPADRFIDHGDNERLYQDMGLDAPSIAARIRQTLENS